DNA sequence from the Vicia villosa cultivar HV-30 ecotype Madison, WI linkage group LG3, Vvil1.0, whole genome shotgun sequence genome:
aagaaaaattaggttaaatgtAAAATATATAGGTATATGGGCTTCATTTTTTTGTCAGGAATTTAATCAACATCCCAAAAATAAACACGCATATAGTCAtacatttttaaattaaatggtaTCAAAATAAGGTACAATCCAATTCTTTCTAATTTATTATTGATGAATAATTAACCTCTCATGCCATCAAGGTTTAATAAAACTAGTTCCAGATAGTTATTGAAAATACAGATCAAGCTCTCACCTTTGCCCTTTAATTTTCAGTATCAATGGGTTTTGTCACCCTGTTAATATCAGCAAGAGAGATCtacatttcttcatcttctttggtCGAAAAACCCCATTAATCTTCTTAGTATTGGATCTACGATCAACATCTTCAGATGGGATTTTCTCCCCCTTTCAACCTGAATCTCAATAGACACATCACCATTCTTCAGAATTTCATTTAGTGCTTTATCATCTGCCACTGTATTCAAGCGAGGTTTCATCAGCTTGCGTTGACGTTTGCTTCCCATCGGGTATCTTTGTTGACGATCGCGTATTTGTTGAAGGTATTCGATGAAGGAGTTTGGTTTTTTTAAGAAGAAATGTTGAGTGAGAATGGACAAAAAGTGATGCCTCCAGTCACATTAGAAAATATAGGGTTTAAGGATGTTTTGTAAATTTATTTGGTATTTGATAGTCACACACTAATGTATCTAGAACCctagaaaaagaatgcaaaatgaAATTCAAATTATTTTGGGTTACACGTTAAAGAAAAAATAGGTTAAATGTAAAATATATAGGTATATGGACTTCATTTTTTGTCAGGAATTTCAAACCCCCTCGAAAGTTactagtaaaattaaaattaatggcgggaaaaataaattatttctctAAATACAAGGTTTACTATGTTTTAGTTATTTTTGTTGTGTGATCGTACTGTTGTGATGTGCTAAGACTTTATTGTCTTTTATTAGTTTCTTTTGTAATCAAAGTTATTTTGTTGTATATGTTTTGGACCGACAAACAAGGCTTAATAGATAAAGCCTAATATATAATTGGATGAAGGACAATCATGAAGAAAGCATGTCATTTGATTTATCTCTCAATTAAATAGAATTTTCTTCATAAAATCACCTTGCATGATCTCCCAGAAATGCTCAAACCATCTACTGTATCTTACACACGTACAATTTCCAACCATAATATTTAAAGGAGAACCCTTGTTACTCTCCAGGTACGATTCATTTTCTATTCAAACTTCATTTCTTACTCTCTTGCCAACTTTAGCATTGAAGTGCTAAACTTGCAGGCATATGTTTCCATTATAAGGTAATTCGATGAAgcacacaaaaaataaaaataaaaataaagggcCGACAAGGTTACTTCCACCAGAACAGAACCTCCCCATCTTTGACTATTTGATCCTCCATAATTTTATCCTTCATGACAACCAAAGGATGGTGGAAATTCTTCACTTgctaaaaaaaattctcaaacgACTGCTAGGTTGCCTCAAGGGTAGCACTCGTATCGTTGGCCAGCTGTTGATCTATATAAGCATTTTAAAGATGCAGATAATCTAATTCCTCCTAAGCAAATGACAAACAGGCTCGGACTGGAGCTCTCTAGAAAAGCTTGAAATCAACTCCTTCAGCAACTAACGGGCAGAAAAGTCCAATATCTTTGGTAGAGGCGGAGGAACCCCCAAAGTAGCATCAGTCTCTCCTGGCCATATTCCCCGCTTTAAAAGACGGAGTTACACTTTACCATTCATCCAATTTGTGCAAAATCAGTGTCATAACAAATGCATCATGAGCAGGCGTGATTAAAATAGAAAGCCTGAGAGTTTTAAGAGCTTACCAAATATGACTTTTCTTTCTTCCCGAGAACAAACCTttgttggacttgagacttcacacacaatAGGGAGTGAATTGTGTGGTACATAAAAGGTGATATTTTAAAACTTTGTGGAGTAAAATGAGACTTTAAAAACATTCTAAATAATTAGCCGCATAAAAATAATTTGTGGAAAATAAATAGCGGACAGTAAAAAAGTTAAGGGAAAGAGAAGACATCGAGAGTTATAGAGGttcgataaaaaataaaaggacatACTACTCTCCCACATAACTTGTTTTAAGAGTTTCCAATAAAATTGAGAGCTTTCAATAGCTTGTACTCACAAACCCTCTTATACAAGGAAATATGGTTGACCTCCAACCAAACAAGACTTCAGAATACGACAGTTTGAGTATTCTCTTCCAAATGGTAGATCAAAGAGTTAGTCTCCTTTATACATGGTAAATTGAAGCGGTTAGTCTTCTTTCTACAAACAAGAATCTTCGAGCAGTTATTCTTCAAGTTCTTAAACCTTACAAGCTTTTATCATGGGCTGAGCTCACGAACCTTAAACCTTAGTTTTACACAGGCCAACAAATAACCTGTGAGATTTTAATACCGGGATAATCTCGAGCCTTATCAAAGCTTTTTCCACGGGCTGACCAAGAATGTAAAGAGATTTTACCATGGGTTAATCTCGAACCTAAACACGAGCCTGATAAGACAATCCCAAATAGTTTTTTTTACGGGTTTAGCTTCTAACCCaaacaaaaaatcacttaatgGATATTATGTTCAACCAAGGTATAAAAAAAGGTTCCTTGGTGAAATTTATAATTCTAACCTTCCAGAATTACACTTTAATTCTCACTCACAAAACGACTTTTCTCACAAAGGCACTAATgctaaaatattattgatatggtTCTCACAATTACACTTTAATTTACAGCTTGTAAGGCTTTGTTCTTTTATGACTTAGTTTTTTCAGATATGGATTTTAGAGCAACAAATGTCTCTTTTCTAGGGCTTATCTTCTTCtaactctatttcatgacttatGAGAGAGCTAACCAACTCCTTAAGAATTATGATATTCATATCCTTATATAGCTTTAACGCAATAACCATAGGTCTCCATCTTTTGAGAAGActcctgatgatcttcttgacatgattagTTGTAGAATAACCTTTGTCCAGAACCTTAAGTCTCTTTCAACCCTTAGTCGTTCATTTACTGGAATGAGCACCTATCGTTTGATTCTGGCGTTCATTTTACATATACCCTTATATGAAACATGAAGGTTATGTGTCCTTATTCATAACGGTGTGAGAGGGAGTCAAAAGAAAAAAGCCATGTTCtctaaaaaataaaggaaataactACCCTTTTTCCACGTTCCTGAAAGTGGAAAGTACATATATTATTTTTGTGGGTCGTAGGACTCAGACTCAATAGGTCACCTATAAATATTTCAATCTTGAAGTTGAAGGAGACATTCAATTTCACCCATAAAACACCATTATACAGAGCTTATAACCACTTAGTGTAAATTTTCTCTAATTCCATAACAACTCTAAAAACCTCTCACAGTCCAATTCCATAAAAACTTATTAGATATTTGTACCTTTAAAAATTACATGACatataaacttttttaaaaattacattcTCAATATTAACTTAActtttttaaatacaaatattaattttgaatttaatttattataaacatTCTCTAAAtgttttatacaattaaaatatgaTTTCCTCTCGATTACTGAAAAATCATCATTCAATATGAGTAGAAATTAAACATAAactcaaaaatatataaaacaacagtacattaaaaattttaaaaaatcaagaaaaataatggTCATTTGTAAATCAATGTTTATTATACCTGTATTGAACCCATTTTAATTCTTAAACCCACtttactaacttttttttttgttatcatttaaaaaaaatgaaaatcactcatattatttacaaatttatgaatttttttccCATTTATTCtttttagaaattttaaagttttaaaattttcaaaaaatcaatatacaattataaaagaatttttttatacagAATGTCTTTTTTGAACTAAACCAACGCGTAGCATTTGTGATATTCTAGTAACAAtagataaaaagtgaaaaacaaCATTTTCCAAGAAAAATGTTTCTTTACACGACATTGTTTGtatcgtaaaaaaaaaaaacaaatttcataaATCATTCTAGTTTGCTTCACCCATGGTAAACAAACTTTCCTTCTCATAAACTTTTCACCCCCAAAAATTCCTTATCGCACGCCTTGTGTTTGTTTCTTTGTTTGCTCATATATGAGACACAAAATCGACCCTAACAAAAACCAATGTCCAACACCACAcataaaagagaaaacaaaacaaGTGTCCAAAATTCACTTTAATTTCTCTCTCTGAAAATGTACAATTTCATGAATGATGAAagccaaaggaaagggaaaaaTGTGATGCAACAGGTTATAATTATCTTAGAGAGCTAGTGTTGCTGTAGTGGGGTCGAAACCTAATATTCCATCAAATCAATGGGACTATGTTCTTAGTAGTAGTAATAGTAATAGCACCATTTTGAATCTTCATTTCCAACCTGTATAATTTACTAGGACCCTCCAATTAAGTACTTTGATGTTATCATTGTTAAATTTGATCCATTGGTTCTTTTATTAATACACACAATGTTATGTAACTAACAACTGATTCTTTGCTTGATCTCAGGCATTGAAAACAAGTAGTGGAACAGGCACATCATAATGAAGCTTATGTTATATAAGTAAGGTCCACTTCAATGATATGACATTGtattatatatattcaattattatttgaaCTTCACATGAAATATACATTTGACATATTTTGGGTTTGAAATTGTATAGTCAAAATCTCTATTCTCTAGCAGAGAAGAAACAACAAAAGGGTAATTTGGGGTGACAGAGAGGACAATCAATCTTCTAATAGGAAATCAAATAAGGAACAGTGACTTGCTAGTGTAGATTGAAGTGTACGTAAGAACAAGTTTGTGGTAGTAGTAGTAGTTTACTTACtgtgagagaaagagaaagagaaagagtacTCATTGACAAGGCAATGCAGTAGTATAGAGTGTACTATACACCCTTCAATTAGGGGAATGCCTTTGATATAGCTCTTCAATCAGAGCCTACAATCacattttctttctattttttttactgTATACAATAACTTCAACTGCTCTAATGTGGGTCCAACCAAACCATTCACCTTACCTATATTAATATTCACTGTGTTCCATAAAGACTCATTCCAAATAGCTTTTTGCTTCATTAGTCTTTACAACTACTTGTAAACCATTTCAGCTTAACTCTTTTGACTCCTACTACTATCTCTCATTTACCTAAATGAACAAACTCaaactcaaacaaaaacaaaaccaacAGTTTCAAACTGACAGACAACCACAGTTTTGCATTTAACCTCCCCATGTTTCAGTTTCAGACTATCTCAACCTCGTTTTCCTCAAAACACAGTATCATCTCAGCTTCATTTTCATCTTCAGTTTTTTATTGTCACCAGTTTTAAAAACATAATGGTTCTACTTAATAGGAAgcttaaaattttgttgctctcaTTCATCTTGTTTCTATGCTTATTTGGTCACTGTTATGGCTCAAGAACTACAAACATGTTCAAGGTTAAGCCAAAGTATCAAAACAAGGGTCACTTTTTTGGTTACTTGCCAAGAAGAATACCTATACCATTTTCCTCTCCTTCAAGGAAACACAATGACATTGGCTTGCAAAGTTGGAGATCCCCATGAAGAgccagaatcagaatcagaaaaaGCAGTTTTGTGCAAAGGTGACTTTTGGGTTTTTGTTTCAGCTTTGTTTGGAAAATATGGTAGTACTAGTTAAGTGATGTACATTGGGGTATGAAATATGAAGCCATTATTGATGGTTGATTCATTGTTTTTTGAGTTTGATGACAGAAACATCTTTATTTTGGTTTAGATGATATGTAATTGagataatattattttgatacaATTATGATACAATGATCTATTAATGTATGATTATTCAATCTCTTAAAGTTGTTGAGATGCAGAAAAAGTTAGATtaagattaattttttttaagtaccTATTATTATAGGTCATGCATTTGCCATATATGGTATATCTTGAGCTACTAGTAATAAAAATTAGCTTATTCTGTTGAAGGAATGAACTTATGATAAATAGAAAAGAGATATTGAGTAATAAAGCATTGTTGTAGGAATTGGTAGGAAGAGTAGAGTAGGTGGGATTTACCTGCTCCTTTGAAAATTTACCCATGAACAAGCAAGAATCTGAATAGCTCAGAATTGGGTATGGTTAGGTGATTTTGGAATCATGTGGTGTGGTCTGTTGCGTGTTTACATCCTCCCTACTCCCACTCCCTCTATACAGTATACACGTTGCTTCtatgttttataaataaatttatatattaccTTTCAATAATTGGTCAGGGTTAATACGCGTTGAAATCTCCTTTATGAGAATTATATTCTAAATGCAAGAGTTAATAGTTTGATGTCACATAGTGATATGTGGTTTTTTTGAGTGACATTCTCTCACAATAACTGTGCTTAAAAGCTGCACCACTTTGGGAAAAAACCTCTTCAATTTTAAGGATTTTTTAAAAGTCTATATTTTAAGGGTCCGGCTAATGAGTAGTTTAGGATTTTTttaacatatattaaataaagaaatttttttaaaaaaatatataattttttcaatttttgatgTATTGATTTGGTTACATCAATTTTTTGGAAACATTAGTTagcatttattatattttaaaagaatatttttgaatttttttaaaagattttatatgtatatatatatatatatatatatatatatatatatatatatatatatatatatatatatatatatatatatatatatatatatatatatatataatctttcaTTAATTTATATTATGGTTTTCCAGTTATAATAAAGTAGCAATCGTCCAAAAAGATTGTTCAAAAGTCATTTAAATCATTTTTGGAACTATTCTTTTGATAGTGTGAATGTTTAGTtgattttgtttcttttgcgtgCAACAAACATGGATATGATGTATCATTCTCTAGAGAATCTGATGTTTTTTATTTGGAtgcaaactagtaacaaacccgtgcatacgcacgggttctggaatgttacgcgcatttgtttacctaatatatttgttttaaataaaaattttaaaaaaaaattatatcaataattgattttttcgtaaataacaatatttatatcaataatagattttttttccgtatactatttttgaatcaaaaatatttgatcgtaaatatcatttctcatatataaaaatatttagatcaataatagtttttttttccgtatacaaatattatttttgtttaggtattatttacaaaaatatttggatcaatagtaaatttttatatataaaaatatttagatcaataataaatttttttccgtataccatttttgaataaaaaatatttggatcattaataacattttttcatatataaaaatatataaatccataatagatttttttcacgtatataaatattatttttgtatagatatcatttacaaaaatatttggatcaataataaattgccgtatataaacatatttaaatcaatgatatattttttctgtaaactatttttgaataaaaaatatttgaatcataaaaccATTTTTCGTATTAATAATATTTAGAgatttttttcccatatacaaatattatttttatttagatatgatttaaaaaaaaattggatcaatGTAATAAACCAATTGAATATTTTTCTCTAAACAATTTTagaattgaattaatttatatatatgatCAAAATTTATTATTGTTAAATGTATGAATAAGAGGAAGGAGGCTAGAATTACGGAACCTATTAGACTTCAACTTGTAGAATTCATCAATGACAATATACTTTGTGAGCGTAGATATCGAAGTCAGTTTAATTAGTTCAAACAAAGTTAAAACAAACGACTAATATTaatatgtattaaaaataaaacatggctGAACCACCATAGCTAAACAACAATTCAATCCGATTTAATGAAGTGCTTAAAAATAGAATAGATAAATAAATCAGGAAAGCAAAGCTTAGAAAGTTAAACAAAATGAAGAAACACAGACTTTTCATTCATTTCTAAACCGAGAAAGTCCAAATCTTTTCTCCTTCTAGccctttcaaaaagaaaaagtcCATTGCCTGTCATTTAGAGATCAAATGTCAGTGTTTCATAATTAATAGAAATATACATAATAAATACTATCAGATATAAAAGCTAAAGTACCACTTCCAATATCAACCATTACAGATTCAATTGGATCAGCATAAACGTTGTTCCACTTTATTTCAAAAGCCTGCAAAATGTGGCTACCATAAGATTGAAGGAGAATGTTTCATAGTCTTGTAACAGCATGTTGGATTGCTTAGAATAGaggattaaatataaacatactttATCGACAACCATAACATTGGATTTTCTCTGTAATGACAGTTATTAAGGAAATTACGAATCTAAATGCTTTGATATTTAGTCTTCTCTTTTTATGAAGTAACATTTGAATTAGTTTACTATAACACTGCTTAATCGTTTTATCGAACATCCTATATGCACCTTACCACATTGCCTCCACAAATTTGACAACTTCGAAGCCACGCGAAAGGGAATATGATCATGAAAGTAGTTAAAGAACTCACAGGCAAATTTTTATCTAATTCTCCGATTGATAAGGTGATTGAGACAATCTCTTTAGCCTACTTTCCCTGGATGACATACAGAATACAATTATAAGATGACATAGACCAGCAAATAGGTTCTTAAGCATATGCCACATATGAATGATTTTACGTTTTcaaacaaataaattatattaaaccaAATAAAGAAGCAACTTAAAAACAAATGGACAATAACTTAAAGTAAATGAGATGGGAGAGACAAATGATTTTAAATAATGAGAAACTCAAGTGATCTGAAACATTGCAGTCAAATTGAAATAtatacaataaaattaaaaatgttattttataaATGGTGATTGATATATTTTGTTAACAAAGTGGTATGTAAtatacttcaaaaacaatatgTAAAAGATGCATATAAATATTAAAGGGACAAAAAAAAACAGTAATCCATGTTAATGAGAATAATATCACATGATACGTGACAATATTTAGAAAACTGAGATTAATTACATGTTTCACAAAAGTCATAACATTAACGTTAAAAAACCAAAGATTATAGTCAAAGTGTCAGACAAtaagaaaaagaattaaaattataataacttGGAGGACAAAATTATAGTCAAAAGAAGGATATGGTCTCAATTTAAAAAGCAATAGAAGAATGGCAAGGAAAAATTTATTCCTTTCGAGTCTACTGAAATACCCATTgggaaaattaaagaaaaacaacAGATTGGAATCATCCTTTTCCTAATCATCCTTTTCACAAATGCACAATTCTACAACTACACCAATCCAAACAACAAAATCATGACAGTACCAAAACTAAACCATAACCCATGACAGACAGAACCATACGTAGCCTATACTCAAAACCCATAAAATAACATACACCAGACCCGTAGCTTGCTCGGATGGCGCCGAAGACGCAACTCTACGATTACTCCGGCAATATCTATAGCTACTAATTCTCCATACCTCTTGCATACAGAATGCACCAATACATGCGAAAACATTACACCATGGCTCTCGACAGAATCAACACATCACCGGAAACAGTCGCACAAGAAGACAGCATCTTAGAAAAAAACTAAACTCCCCAAAACTACAGCAACATCTATAGCTACTGATTCTCCACTTCCGCAATTTCCGACTCCGCCAGCGTTTTTGACAAAACCAATTATCCATCATTCCAGCTCAGACAAGCATGCTGATATACAGTCTAATCTTTGTTCAAACTGACATATAAACCTGCACATTCAATATAAAGAGTCATAACCCCagatacatacatacatacattagAATGATAATATCATATGTCAACTTATGTCAACTTTGGTCACATCACTTGTTCCTCTAAACTTGATTGCTGCAATATCATATGCTTTTGCAGCCTCCTTTTGGGTGCTTATAGAACTATCATCTATCTGAGACGTCCGGTGACGGATCCATATATTTTACGTATTTAAAAAAGTCGTAACAAACGGGTTCAAATTAGCGAGGGAGGGTAAGATAACTTACTAAATGTATTAAGATACAAGTCTTTGTTTCCCACAACCCGTCCGATTCGAGCCTACCACCTTCCATGTTGATGGTGTCTGAAAAATTGAGACAAGAAGAAAAAGATAAACACTACTCAATAGTTGCTCATCTATTCATTAAAAAAAGTTGAATTTAATTACAGCAAGAAAATCACTTTAGGCCATACCTTGTCACACCTCTATACACAGAAACAC
Encoded proteins:
- the LOC131655519 gene encoding protein IDA-LIKE 4-like, whose product is MVLLNRKLKILLLSFILFLCLFGHCYGSRTTNMFKVKPKYQNKGHFFGYLPRRIPIPFSSPSRKHNDIGLQSWRSP